A stretch of the Glycine soja cultivar W05 chromosome 13, ASM419377v2, whole genome shotgun sequence genome encodes the following:
- the LOC114381243 gene encoding FCS-Like Zinc finger 6-like, with translation MLLGKRPRPPMKRTTSMSEMTLDLNTAADAAAAADQQRSGVGPSAAADQTTRMLASPKILRRHSSYFGDARHFLRACSLCKRPLVPGRDIYMYRGDSAFCSLECRQQQINQDERKEKFVMASKKKVVAPPPSGSQVVATATKG, from the exons ATGCTGCTCGGAAAGAGACCTCGTCCTCCAATGAAGAGAACAACAAGCATGTCCGAAATGACCTTGGATCTGAACACAGCCGCCGatgccgccgccgccgccgacCAACAGAGATCAGGTGTTGGTCCCTCGGCAGCAGCAGATCAGACTACGAGGATGTTGGCATCACCCAAAATCCTCAGAAGACATTCTTCGTATTTCGGCGACGCGCGTCACTTCCTTCGTGCGTGTTCCCTCTGCAAACGCCCTCTCGTGCCCGGTCGCGACATCTACATGTACAG ggGTGATAGTGCTTTCTGCAGCCTGGAGTGTCGCCAACAGCAGATAAACCAGGACGAGAGAAAGGAGAAGTTTGTCATGGCGTCGAAGAAAAAAGTTGTGGCTCCTCCGCCGTCTGGGTCTCAAGTCGTGGCTACCGCCACCAAGGGTTAA